From Ignavibacterium sp.:
AACCAAAAAAGTAAATGAAAATGTTAGAACAGCAGGAAGACTTGCCTGGCATATTACAACATCAATCAGCGAAATGGCACAACGGACAGGATTGTCATTCCAAGCAGTTGATGAAAATTCTTTTCCCGCAACAGTTAAAGAAATAGCTGATGCTTATAAAACCTCTTCAGAAAATTTATTGAATGAGATAAAAGAAAAATGGACAGATGAAACTCTGCAGCAGGAAGATGATATGTACGGAGAAAAATGGAAACGAGGAACAACATTATCTGTAATTATAAATCATCAGATTCATCATCGCGCTCAATTAACAGTAGTAATGAGGTTATTGGGATTAAAAGTTCCGGGCATCTACGGACCAGCAAAAGAGGAATGGACAAATTTCGGAATGGCTGCACAGGAGTAATTGCTTCAAAGTTTAAATCACTTCTTTTTCTACAATCATTTTAATGCGCTTTTATTAACTTTGTCTGTGACTTTTTCCTAATCATAAAAGAGAATCCTATGTTAAAAAAATTATTACTCCTTTCATTTATTCTTATAACATCAATTCATCCACAGAACATCCATGATTTAATTCAACCAATAAATCTTATTGAAAACGAAACTGTTTCGATTCCGCTTTGTGATATTTTTTATTCGGAAGATTATCCGGTTGAGTTTCTGCCAAACGAATTTGTGGATGTGAAGTATGACTCATTAAAAGACGAAGTTTCATTTACACCGATAAAAGATTTTTCCGGAATGACTTTAATCACCTTTAAATATTATGACAAGATTTATGAAATTCCTGTTAAGCTAAATAAAACGAAAAAATATCTTTTCACATACAAACTGCAAGCGGGAGAAAAACAAGTTAATCTTTTTGGTCAGTTTAATAGCTGGAACAGACAAAACTTTCCGATGAAAGATTCTAATGGTGATGGTGTGCTTGAGATTGAAATTCCATTAGATCCGGGAAGATACGAATACAAATTTTTTGTCGATGGAAAAGAAATTGTTGATCCCGAAAATCCTGTTAAAGTTCCGAATGGAATGGGTGATTTTAATTCGGTTCGCATAATTGAAGAAGAAGCAAAAGATAAAATGTTTCTCCACATTATCGGGAAAGAAAAAACCGCAAATGAACTGACATTAAAATTTTATTTTGAAAATACTGATCGCAGCAATCTGGTTAGTGAAGAAAGTATAATTGCATTGTTTGATAATCAAAAGTTTCCCGGACAATTAATAAAAGTTATCGGTCGGGAAATTCATCTGTCTGTTAAAAATGAAATGCTTAAAGGAGAACACATTGTCAGAATAGCAATTAACCGAATGGGAAAACACAGCAATATTCAGGCAGTTCACATAATCGATGGTGCAATTGCCGGCTCAAATGATAAAAGAACTTTGCACGACCAGATAATTTATTCGCTAATGATTGACAGATTCTACAATGGTGATACAACAAACGATTCACCAGTAGTTCACGATTCTCTGTTCAAGCCTGCAAACTACAATGGTGGTGATTTAGCTGGCATAATCAAAAAAATTGAAGAAGGATATTTTGATAAACTTGGAATAAATACTCTTTGGATTTCACCGATTGTTGATAATACTAATAACGCGTACAGAGAATATCCAGCGCCGCACAGATGGTACACAGGTTATCACGGTTACTGGCCGGTCTCATCTACAAAAGTTGAAGAACACTTCGGTGATATGAATCTCGCAAGAGAGCTTGTTGAAGTAGCCCATCAAAGAAGAATTAATATTCTTCTTGATTTTGTTTCTAACCATATTCATATGGAACATCCATTCTGGAAAGAGCATCGGGACTGGTTTGGTGTTCTTGAGCTTTCTGACGGAAGAAAAAATCTGAGACTTTGGGACGAATACCGTTTAACAACCTGGTTTGAACCTTATATGCCTTCATTTGATTACATCGGAGCTTATGATGCACTTGAGTTTATGACAGATAACGCTGTCTGGTGGCTTAATGTAACAGGTGCAGATGGATTTCGTCACGATGCAGTTAAGCATGTCCCGAATAAATTCTGGAGAATGCTGACTAAAAAACTCAAGCGGAATATTGAGCTGCCAAAGAAGAAAAAAATTTATCAGATTGGAGAAACTTTCGGTGGAATTGACTTAATAGCTTCTTATGTGAGCAACGGACAACTGAATGCGCAGTTTAATTTTAATTTATATGATGTTGCAATCCCCACCTTCCTTGATGAAAAGGCATCCTTTAAATTAGTTGATTATCAAATGCAGAAAAGTTTTCAGGTATTTGGTTACAATAATCTGATGGGCAATATAATGGATAGCCACGATAAGATTCGTTATATGGCTTATGCAGATGGTGATCTTGAAATTAATGATGGACGCGCAGGTGAAATTGGTTGGACAAATCCTCCGCAAGTTGATAATCAAAGCAGCTATGAAAAGCTGAAAGTTTATATGGCTTACCTCCTAACAATTCCAGGTGTTCCGATTATCTATTATGGTGATGAAATCGGAATGACCGGAGCTGCTGATCCTGATAATAGAAGAATGATGCGCTTTGATGATGAGCTAAATCAATATGAAAAACAAACCCTTGAAGATGTAAGTAAACTTATTCATATCAGAAAAGAACATCCGGCTTTACGTTACGGTGATTTTTTAACTCTTCAAGCTGATGAAAATATTTATGCTTATATACGTTCTGATATGAATGAGAGGATACTTACAGTTATCGTCAACAAAAATTCAAAGCCGGACAAAATGATATAGCTATTGCTCTTCCAGCGTTGTACAAATTAAGTCGAGCGCACTAGATCTTGTTAGCCGGGAAAGAGCATTCACTGTTGCTAATGAGTAAGATTAGTTCTTGTCTTCAGCGGAATTGGATACAAATTTTTCATATTCAAGCTAGAATAGAAGGAAACGAAGGATAGTCATAATGACTCGGTGCAAATTCGGGAATTGGAAAAGCTGCAGCAAGTTAAATTTGCCTCTGAATATCGTACTGTGCTATTATGGCATGTCGTGCATCTAAAAAGAAGTGAATCTGCACTCCGGCAAGCACTACAATCTCATCTGCAGAATTCAGATGTTCACCTCATGCAGGTTGATATAGCTTCCTTCAAATCAATTAAAAAATTTGCTCAAGAATTTAAATCAAAGTTTAACAAACTAGATCGGCTGGATTAATAATGCAGCATTTTCCGAACATGGTAAATCATGGTTATCTTATGCAGCGAAGATGGTACTGATCTTTACATTTGCTTCAAATGACTTCTTGGTCCTTTTCTTATAACAGAACTATTATCAGATTTAGCGTTCAAAATCTGCATGATGCATAGAATTCTCCCTTCCTGCGCTGATAGATATTAGGCGGACCTGGGTTGACTTCGACTCCTTACAGATTCAAATTGAAGTATTGATTAATCTGACTCCAGGTGAGTATCGGAGATAGTCTGTTGGGTTGATAATACAGTGTTTACAAAATGTTATGGTGATTCGAACAATGAGCTTTGTTGATTCGTGACATCCAGTTATGGCAGAGGAGTAAAAAACCAAGAGACGATTTAGGATTAAAACTATCTGATGCAGCTTATTATCCCTGGTCTAAGACTGCCATCAAAGGGTGATAACCTAATCAGAAGTAATGAGCATCGGTTGGAGCCGAAAACCATGAAGCTGCTTTTATTAAACATCCCTATTTCATGACCGAACCAGTAAAGAATATATGCTGATTGTGATTATTACATCACGACAGGGTCAGACCCCATTGGTTTACCCGTGGCCGGTACTTTGGCATATTAATCCAGGATACGAAATTTGAGATTACGCTGCCTGACATTCTCAGAAGGGTTTTGCCACCTGTGTAGTCCAATTTAAATCCTAAATCACATTTGAAAAAATTCTGAATTTGAATTAAAAAAAATTATTTCATTTTAGCTAAAATTTTCAATATGGAGATCATGGCAAACTTCAATTGTTTATGTGTAATATTTATTGTAATGGGCTTTACGGATACTTTGGTATTAGTAGTGAAAGTATTACTGCATTAATTCCAACATTTTTTGGAATTCCGTTACTGATTCTTGGTTGGCTTGGTCTGAATGAAAAATATTTAAAACACACAATGCACGGCGCAGCAGTACTTACATCTGCTTGGATTTGCCGGAACAGTTGGCGGATTATTTAAATTCTTCAGAATGCTTGGCGGAGAAGAAATGCAAAGACCTGCAGCGGTTACAGTTCAGGCAATAATGGCAATTCTTTGTCTATTATTTTTAATCTTTGCCATTAAATCATTTATTGATGCAAGAAGAAACAAACAACAATAAAACTTTTAGTTACACAAATAATTTTTAATCTAAGTTATATCATCAGATGAGGCGGCTATGAAATTTAAATCTATTATAATCTTCTTTTTATTTCTTTTACTGATTTCAATGTCCTTCCTCTATTTCAGTAAAAACAGAGATGTTTATCAAAAGCCCCCAAAGACTTCAGGAGCTTTGCAGGCATTACAAAACTGGACTCACAAAAGAGCTTATCCCGAACCTGATATTCCTGCTGCAAAATATTATGCTGCTTTTGTTTCTGCCAGAAAAAATCTGAGAAAGATTACAGGTGCTAATTATCAATGGGAAGAGATTGGACCACATAACATCGGAGGAAGAACTCTTGATGTTGAATTCAATCCACAAAACCCAAATACAATTTTTGCTGCAGCAGCAAGCGGAGGTTTGTGGAGAAGTTATACCGCCGGTGTTGGTCCTTTAGCTTGGGAGAGAATTGAAACAGGTTATCCTGTGCTTGGTGTGAGTTCAATTGCAATCGCACCTGATGATTCAAACACAATTTACATAGGAACAGGCGAAGTTTATAATTATCAGTTAGCTTTAGGTGGTGAAGTAATAAGAACTACTCGTGGCAGCTATGGAATTGGTATTTTGAAAACAACAGATTACGGACAAACCTGGACTAAATCTCTTGACTGGTCTTATAATCAACAAAGAGGTGTAAATGATGTCGAGATTGATCCGAATAATCCATCAATCGTCTGGGCTGCAACAACAGAGGGAATCTTTAAATCAACTGATTCAGGAACAACATGGGAAAATGTTCATCCGGTTATAATGGGTTTTGATGTTGTAATAAATCCAATAAACAGCAATATAGTTTTTGTAACACACGGCAATTTTGGTTCAACAGGACACGGAATTTATCGCACTACAGACGGTGGAAATATATGGACAAAATTAGGAAGCGGACTACCGGCCTCATTTAATGGCAAAGCAATTCTATCTATTTATCCACCTGACCCTAATATTATTTTTGCATCAATTGGAAACGGAAGTAGTTCCGGGACAGGAACCTGGTTATGTCAGTCAATGGATGGAGGAAATAACTGGGTAATTTTGAATACAACTGATTATGCAACTTATCAGGGTTGGTATTCACATTGGGTTGGTGTTAGTCCGTTTAATCCAAACTTAGTTTTAACCGGTGGTATAGATGTCTTTAAATCTACAAATGGTGGATATACCCTTACACAAAAATCTTATTGGTATAATTGGGATTTTGGTGTAACTCCTCCTGGTGGACCCGAAGGACCTCCGGATTATGTTCATGCTGATCAGCATTCGATAACTTTTCATCCTACAAATCCAAATATTATTTACTTTGGAACCGATGGTGGAGTCTTCAGATCAACTGATGCGGGTGAAACATTTGCAGGTTGTAATGGTGGATATCAATCGACACAGTTTTATAATGGATTTTCATCTTCCTACAATTTACCCGATCTAGCAATAGGTGGAATGCAGGACAACGCAACTGCGATTTATCAGGGAAATGTTGCCTGGTACAGAACAATTGGAGGTGATGGTTGTCAGACAGGAATTGATCCAAACAATGATAATATTATGTATGGTACTTATCAGTATTTGAATATTCTTAAAAGTGTTGACGGCGGCTTAAACTGGTCATCAATTGGACCTTCGGGAAGTGAAAGTCCGGCTTTTGTTGCACCGTTTATAGTTTGTCGCTCAAACTCAAATGTCATTTACGCCGGAAGTAAAAAGTTTCATAAATCAACTGATGGAGGTTCAAACTGGATTGCCGGAAATGGAGGAGCGGTATTGGATGGAAATCAAATTCTATCGATTGGTGTTTCAGCAACTTCAACAGATACAATTTATGTTGGTACAGCACCGATAAATTCACGGGCAAAAATTTTCAGAAGCACTAACGGAGGAAACACTTTTACAAATATTACAGGAACATTGCCTGATAGATATCCTGATGATATTGCTGTTGACCCTAATGATTCAAAAACTGTGTACATAGTTTTTTCCGGTTTCGGAACATCGCATTTATTTAAGTCAACAGATGCAGGAAACAGCTGGATGGACATTGGCTCATCTTTACCTGATGTTCCGTCAAGTGCTATCACAATTGATCCAAACAACTCAAACATTTTGTACTTTGGTAATGATATCGGAGTTTATGTTTCAACAGATGCTGGGCAAAGCTGGTCAGATTATTCAGTCGGACTTCCTTTTGGATGTATTGTAATGGATCTGAGCGTTGTACGTGCTTCAAACAGAATTCGTGCGGTTACTCACGGAAACGGAGTTTATGAAGCTCCGTTGTACAATCCTGTTTCCGTTGATGATAAAAATAACTTAGTTGTTACTGGATTTAAACTTGAACAAAATTACCCGAACCCATTTAATCCAAACACAAAAATCAGTTGGCAATCACCTGTAAGCGGATGGCAAACAATAAAATTATATGATTTGCTTGGAAGAGAGATTGAAACAATAACTGATGGATATTATGAAGCAGGATATCATTTCATATCTTACACGGCTGATTCTAAACTGCCAAGTGGGGTTTATTTCTACAAACTTCAGGTTGGTAATTTCTCCGAAACGAAAAAAATGATATTGCTCAGATAATAAATATTTCGTGCTTGATGGTAAAAACAGCAAGCCATAATCACCATATATGACTTGCTGTTTTCCATATAATGTTACCTCTCAACAATTGCTGCTTTACAATCAACCCGTCAAAACTGCCTTCATTGACACAAAATAACAAAAGTCTGGAACAAAAAAACAATTCTCTGCCTGCCTGAAGAACTAATTTTAGTAATAAAAAAATATTCATAAGGGTTGAATAAAATGAAAAAGATCTTCTTAATAATTCTTATACTGATAATAGGAGTTTCTATTACCACTGCTCAACCTGTAATTTTTCAAGCACAAGTTGATAAAAAAATCGCTCAAGATGGCGCAGCAAATTATTACTTCGGTTCAGCAGTGGCGATAGATAGCACAACAATAATGATTGGCTCAACTGGTCATGATAACTTTAGAGGGGCAGTTTATGTTTTTACAAAGACGGATTCGGGGTGGTTTCAAACACAATTTCTAGAAGATCCTAATTCGGTTCCTGGTGAGTTTTTTGGAAATGCAATTGATATCAAAGAAAATACTGCGGCTATTGCTGGTTATGGAAGAAGAGTTGTGTTGATTTATCAAAATGTTGGTGGTTCTTGGACTTACAGATCTACCATATATTTAGAAGAACAACATTATTGGTTTGGAGAATCTGTACAAGTTAATCATTATAATTCAATACTCATTGGTTGTCCTGCAGGTTTTTTGGGGGCTACCGGAAGAGCTTATCTATATTCTTTTAATTCGGGTTGGGGAATAGTTAAAATATTTTATCCAAATGACAGTTCCAAAACATTTGGCAATGCTGTTTCCTTTATACCCGATACGGTTGCAGGATATTTGATTGGAGATGAATTCCATAGCACTGTATATCTTGAAGTTAGAAATGGTGGTGCCTGGACAGAGTATTTATTTACCAATCCAACTCCTGGAAATAACTTTGGTTTTGGATGGGCTATAGAATCACCCAATAGCTCAACTATTATTATTAGCTCATACAATTACGGGTTTGATCCTCTTGCTTGTCAAGGAGCAGTTTATGTTTATAAGTACAATCCTTCAATTGGCTGGCAACAAACACAAAGAATCCTCTCCCCTGAACCTAAACCAAATGCTCTCTTTGGATATTCAATTAGTGCCTACGGTGATAAATTACTAATCGGGGCTTGTTATGAAAATAATTATATGGGTGCAGCTTATCTTTATAGCTTTCAGGATGGGAACTATGTTTTCAAGAAAAAAATTGTAGCAGAGGACGGAGAAGAAAATGATCAATTTGGTGTTTCGGTAGGATTGTTTGAAAATAATTATGTAATTGGAGCACATCAGGATAATGTAAATAATTTTACCAATTGTGGTTCGGCATATATATACTCTCCGGCTAAGTTGGGTAAAGGGCATAATCTAACGTTTTTTGCATCAACAATTCATTCTGGAACAATTTCGATCGACACATCCTCAATTAATTATCCCGGACAATTACCACATAATATGATTCTGCATTCAAAAAAAGCATGGAACATCAACGCACAGAATGGCTTTGATTTTCAAGACGGAATGATTGGGGCAGATTTAAATAATCTGGGAAAGAAAAGTAATTTAGAGAATCACCTCTGTTGGTTAAAACGAACGAATGAGAATAGTCCCTGGGAATATATAGGAGGTAAAGTTTCTGATAATTATCTATATAGCACAATACCATTCAACACCTTATCTCAATTTGTGATAGTCGATTCAGTAGATACAGCAACATATGCGGAAAATGAAGATCTAATAGTTAAAAAATTTGAACTTTATCAAAACTATCCAAACCCATTTAATCCAAGCACAAAGATCAGTTGGCATTCGCCAGTAGGCAGTTGGCAAACAATAAAAGTGTTTGATGTGCTTGGAAACGAAGTAGCCACCCTTATAGACGAATACAAGTCAGCGGGAAGTTATGAGGTTGAGTTTAATGGTCAGAATCTCTCAAGCGGAGTGTACTTTTATCAGTTACGGGCGGGAGAATTTATCAGCACAAAAAAAATGTTGTATTTGAAATAAATAACAAAGGAGACTTTTATGCATTGGATTAATATGTTTATAGGATGTTTTTTCCTCATATCAGTTAATGTTTTCTGTCAATCGGTACAAACTGATTGGGTAAAAACATACAATGGTCCCGGAAACTATGAGGATATAATAAATGCTATGCTGGTGGACAATTCGGGAAATGTATTTATAACCGGGCAGAGCATAGGTATTGGGTCTGAATACGATTACTCGACAATTAAATATAGTCCCGACGGAGAATTGCTGTGGATAAATCGTTACAATTTTCCCGGGAATTGGATTGGTTATGATATCCCAACAGCAATAGCAATGGACAGCGCAGGATTTATTTATGTTACAGGATATTGCTGGGAACTTAGCTCAAGCAGGTATGTTGCTATTACTATTAAATACAACACGGATGGTGATACTATCTGGACTCGTAAATTCGGTGGGGAAGGAAGTGATTTGGATTGGGTGCAACCTCCGCTGTTTGTTAATACCGACAGAAACAATAATTTGTACATAACGGGAACAGTAGATACAGATTTAAATTCGATTATAACTGCGAATGTAATCTTTACAGTAAAATATAATCCTGATGGCGATGCTTTATGGACAAGACTTTATCATAATCCACAAAGCTATCTTGATGTTGCTTCTGCAATGGCGATAGATAACGATGGTAATCCCTGCATTGCCGGAATATGCCAGAATCCAAATAATCCCACCTATAATCGAGACATACAGGTAATCAAATATAACACTGACGGAGATAGTCTTTGGGCAAAAACTTATTCCGGACCAGCTAACAGTCACGATCAACCAAATGCAATTGCGATTGATGGTGATGACAATATTTATGTTACAGGAAGTAGTCTTGATTCTTATGAAGATCTTGTTACAATAAAATATGATAAAGATGGAAATGAGAAATGGGTATCCGAATATAAAGGTTACGCAAACAGACAAGATGAAGGAAATGCTATAACTGTTGATGCATCTGGTTTTATTTATGTTACAGGCAGCAGTTATATAGTTGGAACATTTGAAGATATTCTTACAATAAAATATAATCCGTTTAACGGAGACACTATTTGGACAAAAAAATATTCAGGAAGCGGTAATTATTATGATGCGGGTAAAGCGATAGCATCAGATGATCAAAACAATATTTATGTAACAGGATTTGAATACGCCTCTGCTTCAGGGAACGATATTGTTACAATAAAATACGATCAGGATGGAAACAGAAAATGGATACAGAAATATGCTCAGCCCTGGGAGGAAGAAGCCAACTTAATATTGATGGGTAAGAATAAGGAAGTTTATGTAGCTGGTAAAACTTCAACGGATTCAACTTACTGGGATTACATTGTTATCAAATATCTTCAGGACCCCTCCGGAGTTGAACAGAATAATACACTTTCTCCGGAGGAGTATAGAGTTTATCAAAACTACCCCAACCCATTTAATCCATCTACAAAAATCAGATACAGTATTCCAAATGTAGGGTCGGGGCTTGCCCTGACCGTTTTAAAAATTTATGATGTACTTGGAAATGAAGTCGCAACACTTGTTGATGAATACAAACCAGCAGGAAGTTATGAGATTGAGTTTAACGGAAATAATCTGGCATCAGGAATATATTTCTGCCGAATGCAGGCAGGAAGTTATGTAAGCATTAAGAAGATGATGCTGTTGAAGTAAGATCGTAATGGTAACAATAAAACAGTTAAATAGTTTTTTCTAATCACTTATTGAAAGGTTAAAAAAATTAAAAGGAGAAAAGATTGTGAAACTCAAAATCTTTTCAATTATTTTTTGTGCTCTTTTATTTATCTGTGAAATATTTTCACAAGGCATACCCCAAACGATTAATTTTCAAGGTGTTCTCAAAGATGCTTCCGGTAATATAGTTTCCAACGGAGATTATAACCTGACATTTAAAATTTACAACGCTGAAACCGGCGGCACAGCACAATGGACAGAAACGAAACTCGTAAATGTTGTTGACGGAATTTTCTCAACTCAGCTGGGCAGTGCAACCCCAATCAATCTTCCTTTTGATGCAGCTTACTGGCTCGGAATAACAGTCAGTGGTGGCAGCGAACTAACGCCCAGAGTTGCTTTCTCATCAGTACCTTACAGCAGAATGAGTCTTACTGTTCCTGATAATAGTTTAACCGCATCTAAAATTCAGACCGGACAGTTAGTTAAAAGCATAAATGGTTTGAAGGATAGCATTAATCTTGTAGCAGGAAGTAATGTTACAATAACGCCAAGCGGAAATGATATAACAATATCAGCTGCAAATGGAGCAGGAGGAACTGTAACACAGGTTAACACAGGTTCCGGCTTAACAGGCGGACCTATAACAACAACGGGGACAATAAGTATTGCAAATGATGGAATAACAAATTCAATGCTTCAAAACAATTCTGTAACAAGCACAAAGATTGCAGATGGTTCTGTTACTGTAAATGATCTGTCAGATAGCTCAGTAACTTCCGCAAAGATAGTTGATGGAACAGTATCAACATCAGACCTGGCAAATAACTCGGTTACAACAGATAAAGTAGTTGATGGAACAATAACAGCAACGGACATTGCAAATACACAAGTAGTAAAATCAATCAACTCATTAAAAGATAATGTAAATCTTGTAGCAGGAAGTAATGTTACAATAACACCAAGTGGACAGAACTTAACAATATCTGCTTCTGGCGGCGGCGGTGGTACAGTCACACAGGTTAACACAGGCGCTGGATTAACAGGCGGACCAATAACAACAACTGGAACAATAAGTATTGCAAATGATGGAATAACAAATGCAATGCTTCAAAACAAT
This genomic window contains:
- a CDS encoding DinB family protein encodes the protein MYYKISDFINDWTYESEATLKVFNNLTDESLTKKVNENVRTAGRLAWHITTSISEMAQRTGLSFQAVDENSFPATVKEIADAYKTSSENLLNEIKEKWTDETLQQEDDMYGEKWKRGTTLSVIINHQIHHRAQLTVVMRLLGLKVPGIYGPAKEEWTNFGMAAQE
- a CDS encoding alpha-amylase family glycosyl hydrolase; the encoded protein is MLKKLLLLSFILITSIHPQNIHDLIQPINLIENETVSIPLCDIFYSEDYPVEFLPNEFVDVKYDSLKDEVSFTPIKDFSGMTLITFKYYDKIYEIPVKLNKTKKYLFTYKLQAGEKQVNLFGQFNSWNRQNFPMKDSNGDGVLEIEIPLDPGRYEYKFFVDGKEIVDPENPVKVPNGMGDFNSVRIIEEEAKDKMFLHIIGKEKTANELTLKFYFENTDRSNLVSEESIIALFDNQKFPGQLIKVIGREIHLSVKNEMLKGEHIVRIAINRMGKHSNIQAVHIIDGAIAGSNDKRTLHDQIIYSLMIDRFYNGDTTNDSPVVHDSLFKPANYNGGDLAGIIKKIEEGYFDKLGINTLWISPIVDNTNNAYREYPAPHRWYTGYHGYWPVSSTKVEEHFGDMNLARELVEVAHQRRINILLDFVSNHIHMEHPFWKEHRDWFGVLELSDGRKNLRLWDEYRLTTWFEPYMPSFDYIGAYDALEFMTDNAVWWLNVTGADGFRHDAVKHVPNKFWRMLTKKLKRNIELPKKKKIYQIGETFGGIDLIASYVSNGQLNAQFNFNLYDVAIPTFLDEKASFKLVDYQMQKSFQVFGYNNLMGNIMDSHDKIRYMAYADGDLEINDGRAGEIGWTNPPQVDNQSSYEKLKVYMAYLLTIPGVPIIYYGDEIGMTGAADPDNRRMMRFDDELNQYEKQTLEDVSKLIHIRKEHPALRYGDFLTLQADENIYAYIRSDMNERILTVIVNKNSKPDKMI
- a CDS encoding T9SS type A sorting domain-containing protein; the protein is MKFKSIIIFFLFLLLISMSFLYFSKNRDVYQKPPKTSGALQALQNWTHKRAYPEPDIPAAKYYAAFVSARKNLRKITGANYQWEEIGPHNIGGRTLDVEFNPQNPNTIFAAAASGGLWRSYTAGVGPLAWERIETGYPVLGVSSIAIAPDDSNTIYIGTGEVYNYQLALGGEVIRTTRGSYGIGILKTTDYGQTWTKSLDWSYNQQRGVNDVEIDPNNPSIVWAATTEGIFKSTDSGTTWENVHPVIMGFDVVINPINSNIVFVTHGNFGSTGHGIYRTTDGGNIWTKLGSGLPASFNGKAILSIYPPDPNIIFASIGNGSSSGTGTWLCQSMDGGNNWVILNTTDYATYQGWYSHWVGVSPFNPNLVLTGGIDVFKSTNGGYTLTQKSYWYNWDFGVTPPGGPEGPPDYVHADQHSITFHPTNPNIIYFGTDGGVFRSTDAGETFAGCNGGYQSTQFYNGFSSSYNLPDLAIGGMQDNATAIYQGNVAWYRTIGGDGCQTGIDPNNDNIMYGTYQYLNILKSVDGGLNWSSIGPSGSESPAFVAPFIVCRSNSNVIYAGSKKFHKSTDGGSNWIAGNGGAVLDGNQILSIGVSATSTDTIYVGTAPINSRAKIFRSTNGGNTFTNITGTLPDRYPDDIAVDPNDSKTVYIVFSGFGTSHLFKSTDAGNSWMDIGSSLPDVPSSAITIDPNNSNILYFGNDIGVYVSTDAGQSWSDYSVGLPFGCIVMDLSVVRASNRIRAVTHGNGVYEAPLYNPVSVDDKNNLVVTGFKLEQNYPNPFNPNTKISWQSPVSGWQTIKLYDLLGREIETITDGYYEAGYHFISYTADSKLPSGVYFYKLQVGNFSETKKMILLR
- a CDS encoding T9SS type A sorting domain-containing protein, which codes for MKKIFLIILILIIGVSITTAQPVIFQAQVDKKIAQDGAANYYFGSAVAIDSTTIMIGSTGHDNFRGAVYVFTKTDSGWFQTQFLEDPNSVPGEFFGNAIDIKENTAAIAGYGRRVVLIYQNVGGSWTYRSTIYLEEQHYWFGESVQVNHYNSILIGCPAGFLGATGRAYLYSFNSGWGIVKIFYPNDSSKTFGNAVSFIPDTVAGYLIGDEFHSTVYLEVRNGGAWTEYLFTNPTPGNNFGFGWAIESPNSSTIIISSYNYGFDPLACQGAVYVYKYNPSIGWQQTQRILSPEPKPNALFGYSISAYGDKLLIGACYENNYMGAAYLYSFQDGNYVFKKKIVAEDGEENDQFGVSVGLFENNYVIGAHQDNVNNFTNCGSAYIYSPAKLGKGHNLTFFASTIHSGTISIDTSSINYPGQLPHNMILHSKKAWNINAQNGFDFQDGMIGADLNNLGKKSNLENHLCWLKRTNENSPWEYIGGKVSDNYLYSTIPFNTLSQFVIVDSVDTATYAENEDLIVKKFELYQNYPNPFNPSTKISWHSPVGSWQTIKVFDVLGNEVATLIDEYKSAGSYEVEFNGQNLSSGVYFYQLRAGEFISTKKMLYLK
- a CDS encoding SBBP repeat-containing protein, whose amino-acid sequence is MHWINMFIGCFFLISVNVFCQSVQTDWVKTYNGPGNYEDIINAMLVDNSGNVFITGQSIGIGSEYDYSTIKYSPDGELLWINRYNFPGNWIGYDIPTAIAMDSAGFIYVTGYCWELSSSRYVAITIKYNTDGDTIWTRKFGGEGSDLDWVQPPLFVNTDRNNNLYITGTVDTDLNSIITANVIFTVKYNPDGDALWTRLYHNPQSYLDVASAMAIDNDGNPCIAGICQNPNNPTYNRDIQVIKYNTDGDSLWAKTYSGPANSHDQPNAIAIDGDDNIYVTGSSLDSYEDLVTIKYDKDGNEKWVSEYKGYANRQDEGNAITVDASGFIYVTGSSYIVGTFEDILTIKYNPFNGDTIWTKKYSGSGNYYDAGKAIASDDQNNIYVTGFEYASASGNDIVTIKYDQDGNRKWIQKYAQPWEEEANLILMGKNKEVYVAGKTSTDSTYWDYIVIKYLQDPSGVEQNNTLSPEEYRVYQNYPNPFNPSTKIRYSIPNVGSGLALTVLKIYDVLGNEVATLVDEYKPAGSYEIEFNGNNLASGIYFCRMQAGSYVSIKKMMLLK